The Schistocerca nitens isolate TAMUIC-IGC-003100 chromosome 6, iqSchNite1.1, whole genome shotgun sequence DNA segment CATTACAGAgggagcaaaaaaatgttcaaatgtgtgtgaaatcttatggaactcaactgctaaggtcagcagtccctaagcttacacactacttaatctaaattatcctaaggacaaacagacacatccatgcccgagggagggctcgaaccctcgccgggaccagccgcacagtccatgactgcagcgcccaagaccgctcggctaatcccgcgcggcttacagaGGAACCGATGAGGACATAAATAGCACTAGCACTGACAGAGGGGtagttcctggccaaaagaagactACTGGTATCGAACGTAGGCCATAATTTGGGGaagaatttctgaaaatgtacatttagGGCACAgctttgcatggtagtgaaacatggactgtgggaaaaccgaaacagaagagactcgaagcgtttgagattGGTGCTACACACGAATTTTGAGCCGGccatagtgaccgagcggttctaggcgctacagtctggaaccgcgcgaccgctacggtcgcaggttcgaatcctgcctcgggcatggatctgtgtgatgtccttaggttagttaggttttaagtagttataagtctaggggactgatgacctcagatgttaagtcccatagtgctcagagccatttgaaccatttttgaacgaattttgaaaatcagggtgactgataaggtaaggcatggGGAGACCCTGCGcacaatcggtgaggaaaggaatatatggaaaacactgacaagaagcaggggcaggatgatatgacatctgttaagacaccagggaatagctTCTATGGTAACAGAAGGAACTGTAGAGGGCGAAGACTGTAGCAAAGAGCGAGACtgcaatacatccagaaaataactgaggatgtatggtggaaatgatgtttgaGAAGAcgtggttggcgcaggagaggaattggtggcgggacGCGTCAGGccattcagaagactgacgacccagCTGGACGCAGGAGAGTCGTTGGGTCGGCGACTGGCTGGCGCCGTACCCACCGTGTCACTTGCCGTAGACCTCGACCAGGTGCTTGATGCCGTGCCCGCGCTGGGACTTGAAGCGCAGCGACACCCTGGGCATCCCGACTCCGCCCGACGTGAGGTTGACGAAGGCGCCGTGGCCGTCCTTCTTGAGGTCGATGGCGTAGACGGCGGTGATGTTGGCCGGCCTGGGGTAGGAGTGCGGCGGCGGGTACGAGAACTCGGCCGTGACGACGCCGAAGAAGCGCGAGCCCTTGTGCACCGTCTGGCGCAGCAGCAGCCGGTCCCCGTACTGGCGCCAGCCCAGCACCAGGTTGTGCGAGCTGTTGCGCAGCGACCCCAGCTGTACCGGCAGACACACAGGCAACACGGTCAACCGAGACACCACTAAACCGTAAAAGTTCACTAGAACAGCAATACCAATGGTCTACCACAGCTGTGGCTACCACTGCAACAGTATGTACAGGTGATACATAGGAGGTTACAgaatgatgttttaaaaatttggCAGAGCTcagatctacttctacatccatactccgcaagccacctgacggtgtgtggcggagggtactttgagtacctctatcggttctcccttctgttccagtctcgtggaaagaaagattgtcggtatgcctccgtgtcgcctctaatctctctgagtttatcctcacggtctcttcgcgagatatacgtaggaggcagcaatatactgcttgactcctcggtgaaggcatgttttcgaaacttcaacaaaagcacgtaccgagctactgagcgtctcccttgcagattcttccactggagtttatttatcatctccgtaacgctttcgcgattactaaatgatcctgtaaagaagcgcgctgctctccgttggatcttctctatctcttctatcaaccctatctggtacggatcacatactggtgagcaatattgaattactgggcgaacaagtgtactgtaacctacttactttgctttcggattgcatttccttaggattcttccaatgaatctcagtctggcatctgctttaccgacgatcaactttatatgatcgttccattttaaatcactcctaatgcctactcctagataatttatggaattaactgcttccagttgctgacctgctatattgtagctaaatgataaaggatctttctttctatgtattcacagcacattacacttgtctacattgagattcaattgccattccctgcaccatgcgtcaattcgctgcagatcctcctgcatttcagtacaattttccattgttacaacctctcgatacaccacagcatcatctgcaaaaagcctcagtgaacttccgatgtcatccaccaggtcatttatgtatattgtgaacagcaacgggcctatgacactcccctgcggcacacctgaaatcactcttacttcggaagacttctctccattgagaatgacatgctgcgttctgttatctaggaactcttcaatccaatcacacaattggtctgatagtccatatgcacttactttgttcattaaacgactgtggggaactgtatcgaacgccttgcggaagtcaagaaacacggcatctacctgtgaacccgtgtctatggccctctgagtctcgtggacgaatagcgcgagctgggtttcacacgatcgtctttttcgaaactcatgctgattcctacagagtagatttctagtccccagaaaagtcattatactcgaatacgtgttccaaaattctacaactgattgacattagagatataggtctatagttctgcacatctgttcgacgtcccttcttgaaaacggagaagacctgtgcccttttccaatcctttggaacgccacgctcttctagagacctacggtacaccgctgcaagaaggggggcaagttccttcgagtactctgtgtaaaatcgatctggtatcccatcaggtccagcggccttttctcttttgagcgattttaattgtttttatatccctctgtcacctatttcgatatctaccattctgtcatctgtgcgacaatctagagaaggaactacagtgcagtcttcctctatgaaacagctttggaaaaataatgatgatctttggtttgtggggcgctcaactgcgtggttatcagcgcccgtataaactcacaatctgtacacagtccaatctcgccacgtccacgaatgatgatgaaatgatgaggacaactcagacacccagtccccaggcagagaaaatccccaacccggccgggaagcaaacctgggaccccgtgatccagaggcagcaacgttagccactcGTCCAGAAGCTGCAGACGCAGAGTTCGGAGGATGAGACTGAAAACATTTTGCAATAAGGAACCTACGGCCGGAAATATGAAATAAAGTTTCTGCAGCACTAAGTTCTTTGTCTGCATTCAGTAGGCTAAATAAAAAACAATACTACTGTAAACATCTTGAAGCTTTTAGCTCATCAGTCCATGTttgcttacaaataaatttgtttatagAAGGGATCTGCCTTGAgcaaaacaatgttttttttttcttttcttctattatCCAGGCATGTTTCGCTTTAGTTTCAGCATCATGAATGGGAAAATGCTCTTGACTACTTGTACACATAGGAGTTTTTAAGAAACTATTTTACATTTGAGAAATAGACAAGTTTTGTGTATAGAATTTTTACCACACATGTGGTTTTGCAGTTGCTTTTCTTTCACAATTAATCATCTGCAGCCATATAGAACATATGTAGAAAGCTTATTTGCCTTGAAATTTTACGACTGGGAATATTCTAGTGAGGCCTAACATTAATTGATACTGTCTGGAagattaagtgtgtgtgtgtgtgtgtgtgtgtgtgtgtgtgtgtgtgtgtgtgtgtgtgtctgtatgcagTACGTTTCACTTTTTCTGGTTTCCTCaatcaagaaaaaaatgtttcaaatggctctgagcactatgggacttaacttctgaggtcatcagtcccctagaacttagaactagttaaacctaactaacctaaggacatcacacacatccatgcccgaggcaggattcgaacctgtgaccgtagcggtcgcgcagctccagactgtagcgcctagaaccgctcggccaatccggccggcggttTCCTCAATACCTTGACTATGAAAAACAGCACTATTTAAACTTTCACTGTTACTGTTTGCAGACTACGTAAAAGATAGCAGGCAGCTGAACATTTGAATGTGTTCTGGGCGGGAGTTttgaatctgtgtgtgtgtttgtgtgtgtgtgtgtgttgtgtgtgtatgtgtgtgtgtgtaagtaggcGAAGGTTTGtggctttcgttttttttttaaatttacttattTAGTTACTTTTGTGTCTGTGTGTAAGTGGGTGAGTGTGTGCGCGCACGCCTTTGTATGGGATGAGTCTTATCCGATAGCTCCTTGAGAATAGAGAATAGAGTTCTGTTGCAGAGAGATGTGTCttggtttattatttcttttctctcgactatatctacatctacatctacatttatactccgcaagccacccaacggtgtgtggcggagggcactttacgtgccactgtcattacctcccttttctgttccagtcgcgtatgtttcgcgggaagaacgactgtctgaaagcctccgtgcgcgctcgaatctctctaattttacattcttgatcacctcgggaggtataagtagggggaagcaatatattcgatacctcatccagaaacgcaccctctcgagacctggcgatcaagctacaccgcgatgcatagcgcctcttgcagaatctgccacttgagtttgctaaacatcttcgtaacgctatcacggttaccaaataactctgtgacgaaacgcgtcgctcttctttggatcttctctatctcctccgtcaacccgatctggtacggatcccacactgatgagcaatactcaagtataggtcgaacgagtgttttgtaagccacctcctttgttgatggactacattttctaaggattctcccaatgaatctcaagctggcatccgccttaccaacaattaaccttatatgatcattccacttcaaatcgttctgcacgcttACTCCCAGtttttttgcagaagtaactgctaccagtgtttgttccgctatcatataatcatacaataaaggatccttctttctatgtattcgcaatacgttacatttgtctatgttaagggtcagtttccactccttgcaccaagtgcctatccgctgcagatcttcctgcatttcgctacaattttctaatgctgcaacttctctgtatactacagcatcatccgcgaaaagccgcatggaacttccgatactatctactaggtcatttatatatattgtgaaaagctatggtcccataacactcccctgtggcacgccagaggttactttaacgtctgtagacgtctctcctttTGGACTTTGCACTTTTCCTCCAATAGATACCAACACACCCCAACAGACATCAGGTGCCCAAAAAAATTAACAATTCAGGAAAACTACCAAACAGAACTACAACAaacaataaatgaatacacagctctctgcaacggTACTCTATACTCTGCCCTCAAAGACTATCACAAACACCAACCCAtaaacacactcacattcactctctCTACTTCTTGAAATTTTCTAAAGCTACACTTATTCTAGGAACTAGTCTCGTGAAAATGACAAgctgaaaattttgtttattaaagTTAAATAATTTTAGTAAATACTACAGTATTATGATTAATTTAGCGACATTCACTCGAAATTGCTTCGACATTTCTTTTGAAGTTTGTTATAGTTTATCTCATTCCACAACTCTTAATCAAAAGACATGGGTACATTGGAGACAGTGTAAGATAACAGCTGCTTTACATGTAACTTACTTGTAAACAGAATTTAACTTTCAAATTAAGTTTAATTTTCAGTAATGAACATTTATTCATGTGTGTTATTTAGGAATTAATAACATATACTTCCCATACACCGGCACGTATTATTTCTCTATGCTACGTGCTAATATCGGCCGCAGATACCGCATCAACAGTGACCTGAGGTTGATCCGTGTTGCCGAAAACAAGTCgcacaaaaaataaaaacgaagAAAGAATATAAGAGAGGGCTGGTTGCGCTCTCCTTCAACAATTATTAACTGAATAACAATCACGGAATTCAACGACATCCGGCATGGATAAAATTACACAGAAAGAAAAGATAAGGGGCAATGATACTTCGTTATTGGACCTCAGTTGGCTGTTTTTGTAGACTGCAGAATTCTGTTTATTTGACAAACTTCCTGTTGGCTTCTGTCGCGGGTTCTTCAGCAGACttttgtttggtgatttttctgacgtttcgccagtacgagtggctggcattgtcagagcttcactcCCCGCGacgtccagtccaccaccagcagtggaggTTGAAGCTCTGACGGTGTCAGTcagtcgtgctggtgaaacgtcagaaaaatcaccaaacaaaaGTCTGCTGAAGAACGAGGGTCAGAAGCCAAAGGCAGTCTGTCAACAAGTGTCCATGAAAATTTTAACAAGTTTGTGCTGTTTATGTACTAAGAGTGAACACTGAGAGTACTCACGATACTTATGACGTCAGCGTTCGTCACTATCTCCATCTAAGGATTCAGAATGACGTATAGCATTTATGGCCTTCCTGTTGAGGTCGCGACCAGAGATCAGACTCCCAACTGTGACGGTAGATGGCCTCAGCTACATCGACTGAATGTAGTCTCTCGATGGTCCTCGAACTTTAAGGCCGCCTAATGTGTTAATGAGGGCTAACTTCAGCACCTCTCCGCCCGTGGCATTATTAGTAGTGGTTAGAACCATTACGTTCTAGTCCAGCAGTCGGAGAAGAGAAGCGTTTTTCAGAACTCAGACTTTAAGGCGGTAAGATCTGCTTTACCTACTCACCTTAGTAGCGCATTTGAACTGCCCTAATTTTTTCAAGTTGTTGGTGTCACAAGTTTCACCTGCCCGGTTTTTGGTGTCACAAGTTTCacctgcccggaaagccgtgcgtcttAAAGGGCAGCTTCCTGGACGGCGGACCCAGATCGAATTCATTTGGCCGATTAACGACAAAGGTCGGTGTGCAGGCCAGCGTGGGTGTgtgttttaggcggtttcccacatcctacaaGGTAAATAGCGGGCTAGTGTCCATGTACCAACTGAattacacgatttgcaaacatttagataAGCTTACCtaattttcacatgaataacactaaacgcagacagttgaaaggaaggaggaaagatagggtttaacgttccgtcgacgtcgaggtcattagagacggagaaaatgcacggattgtgtcaaggatggggaaggaaaccggccatgccctttcaaaggaatctacccagcatttgcctggagcgagttaggaaaatcacggaaaacctaaatctgaatgtctGGACgccggcttgaaccgtcgtcctcccgaaagcgagtccagtgcagTCAGTCGGAACACACGTATTCCGTCCCAGGAGGTAACGAGGTGGCGATAGGAGAGGCATTCGGCCACGCCTTAACACGTTCgctgccactgtaattggccttgcgTTGCCACGTAACCAATTATTCTTTTAATAGAATATCAAACTGTATTgctaaaattaatataaaatgtatttattagTATTTATTATATAAGTAAAAGATGAGatttactctcgtgaatcaaattttttttattttttattttttagttttttgaggcgcactaaggcgtcagtggcaCATCAGGCCACATTCTGTAGCGGATGGCAATGGACGCGCTAGCTTGTCTCGTTTGTTTTTCCTGAAAATTGTGGCAGTTTAgagtactacatttttattttatattcaaaaataaaacgaaacatcctactgacaaacgacatatttattgaacaaaaatatagtAGAAACAGCATCCAAAACCAAACACAAGAtcttgaagaaatttctgaaatacaaTGTATGTCAAATCTCAGAAAGATATAATCAAGAACTTTACCGATTACACTCAAGCAAATAAATATTAGAAGAAAACCATTTCGTGAAATATTACCGGCAATTCCTTTCACGTGAAATAAAGGGTCCTTTTCCCAACAGTCCTGCAACTTCCTCATCGTTATatttcccatgtgcaggaaaacGCCCAAGGATGCTAACAATTCGCCAACCGTCACATCTTTCCAACAATTTATTCGTGATAGTTCTTTAGTTCCCACAGGAAGGAATAATTCAATTGCGTTTCGATTTGTTCCTTCTACAACtttcaatagaaattcgtccgtcagtgcaagatgaaaataatctaagggagtgtttcCCGTTGGTTGAATTATCAGTCCCTCATTTCTTATAAACGGGCAGTTTGGCATTCCAACTGGCTCTCTTTCCAATGCAATACTTGTATCAGCTACGTTACCACatgttaccactccttctgcccTTTCCCTGTCGCTTGGATTCACggccatttctacagtctcatctaaagCAAACTCGGCTCCatcagactcttcactggattcccAGCCGTCCTCCCCACTGGCCAATTCCGTTTAcgaatcgctttcttctaatattcgtaataattccgcatccgttagtttttgtacTTTGTTGTG contains these protein-coding regions:
- the LOC126262662 gene encoding probable salivary secreted peptide; this encodes MAHSTTLLAVAAAAVAALLVCSSAASPFDYGPSPAEYGILQLGSLRNSSHNLVLGWRQYGDRLLLRQTVHKGSRFFGVVTAEFSYPPPHSYPRPANITAVYAIDLKKDGHGAFVNLTSGGVGMPRVSLRFKSQRGHGIKHLVEVYGK